The proteins below come from a single Cannabis sativa cultivar Pink pepper isolate KNU-18-1 chromosome 3, ASM2916894v1, whole genome shotgun sequence genomic window:
- the LOC133035834 gene encoding uncharacterized protein LOC133035834 — protein sequence MRQKESEIGQQSSSSMPPVGNTQPPPQGVQPPLAGAQPQQDLKALIMEGIREYQAATMPILGYHKPYPAYYDQIPFPPNYIRQKFEKFDGINGSPHEHLAYFTSACGESAQLDALLIRQFVQSLKEAAFTWYTQLPPGSITTWDDMQKAFLAQFVSSKKTISLHDLVETKQRISESANEFITRWRNLNLQCPERISEQAAISMCAKNLNPEVATFVGTTEPKTFNELVSKACNVEIQISQQRGGKPSPRFENKKPFKRGESMATFVNTGNKDKEKAQEPQKKLTLKERKEVKYSFDDDDVDQIFNELLKAKAIRLPEPKRPNEVGMTNDPNYCRYHQIVSHPLSDCYILKNIIEGMIKRKEIEIDSSLGKATTNTTSLTENDQIPNDPTQRDIISVAFEVDKEVTIVQAHSDMPRPGNPNIPTLYELMTEPNLEILEDWYDSEEDLESTWQTCTRKKLAKIPSRKSSGSSGVKFRSRPDIKDQKSKKRIGKQKAISKRNELEQPKRNLVTLEEFLPKELRDKAASCNDSVSDCCMTLTKEDHESISPESEKEVDEITLQDMRRKVFAKKEKEAKELEKAKQDFQKPSSSANQESANDNRRCKSTGEDEMTRAKYDILDHLKRIPALLSVYDALQMSPEHRNALVVALTSPEFYTEKIEPMKSISLETHTSCMACITFDDKDRQLGAALHNQPLYVTGMVADNRVSRIMLDCGSAVNVLPLKTLRDVGLHPRQLSPSSLTIQGFNQAGEKVRGSITLKIEIGELNSEALFHVIDSDTSYNVLLGRPWLHEYGVIPSTLHQCFKFCKEGKVKSVNADPNPFYGEQVNYADAKFYKPDNVTILKGKPEESKRHENSVIQNSPQIKRLSLVKSPQSKEENLKVSNQKRTFKYIPKSQRGVGQKALTPIEDSMTALMTSFTLPLRKIDQSLPKGKMQISVSFGKDSKKNKTVITLNKTSSTSVTPKTFKTMKKNVHFKKQKGVTIHQNSDCLKASFEPDELTEEEQKMFHSDDVPTPSPRVSVFDRLEPSTSTPRVSAFERLVFPSAPQSKGTKKQKQWMPKQKKSLRITIRGHETQEDGENFAQVNYLSFEESLTVEDEGSSSNPSEDFIDIFQPAPREFEDGGQATVDDLVEINLGTEDDPKPVFVSALLSEEELPQYIQVLRENKDVFAWLYRDMPGLNRKVVVHRLAVSKDATPVKQSQRRIRPELLPKVEAEIDKLRDCRFIREVQYPTWLANIVIVMKKNGQLCICVDYRDLNRACPKDEFPLPITELLIDATTGFDALSFMYGFSGYNQIKMAHEDEELTAFRTPKGIFCYTVMPFGLKNAGATYQRAMTTIFEDMMHNTVECYVDDLVVKTKERTNHLDDLKRVFDRLRQHNFKMNPLKCAFGVTSGKFLGFIVRHRGIEIDPATIKAILEMPPPRNLRQLRGLQGKLAYIRRFISNLSGRCQPFSRLMQKNVPFIWDEACQNAFESIKKYLLHPPVLRAPILGKPLILYITSLDRSLGAMLAQNNEEGKEVALYYLSKTLVGAEQNYPPIEKVFWL from the coding sequence ATGAGACAAAAGGAGAGTGAGATTGGGCAACAATCCTCGTCCTCAATGCCGCCTGTAGGCAACACACAACCGCCACCACAAGGTGTGCAACCACCACTAGCTGGTGCCCAACCTCAGCAGGACCTAAAGGCTCTTATCATGGAGGGTATTCGGGAATATCAGGCTGCAACAATGCCTATTCTTGGATATCATAAGCCATACCCGGCTTACTATGATCAAATTCCATTTCCACCAAACTATATCAGACAAAAGTTTGAAAAGTTTGATGGAATTAATGGTTCTCCTCATGAGCATTTGGCCTATTTCACCTCTGCATGTGGTGAATCTGCCCAATTAGATGCACTATTGATCCGGCAATTTGTGCAATCTCTAAAAGAGGCAGCATTCACCTGGTATACTCAGTTACCCCCAGGATCGATAACTACTTGGGATGACATGCAAAAAGCTTTCCTAGCACAATTCGTGAGCTCAAAGAAGACCATAAGTCTCCATGACCTGGTGGAAACAAAGCAACGAATTAGTGAAAGCGCTAATGAGTTCATAACCAGATGGAGAAATCTCAATCTCCAATGTCCAGAAAGGATATCGGAACAAGCGGCGATTTCAATGTGCGCCAAAAACCTCAACCCTGAGGTGGCAACTTTTGTGGGCACAACAGAACCCAAAACTTTTAATGAGCTCGTCTCGAAGGCTTGCAACGTTGAGATACAAATTTCTCAACAAAGGGGTGGCAAACCCTCACCGAGATTCGAAAATAAAAAGCCATTCAAGAGGGGAGAATCAATGGCAACTTTTGTCAATACCGGCAACAAAGATAAAGAGAAGGCACAGGAGCCGCAAAAGAAATTAACTCTCAAAGAAAGGAAAGAAGTTAAGTATTCATTCGACGATGATGATGTCGACCAAATTTTCAATGAGTTGTTAAAAGCTAAGGCAATACGACTCCCCGAGCCGAAACGACCCAACGAGGTTGGTATGACAAATGATCCAAATTATTGTCGGTACCACCAAATTGTGAGTCACCCATTGTCGGATTGCTACATCCTCAAAAACATTATCGAAGGCATGatcaagagaaaagagattgagattgactCTTCTCTCGGGAAAGCGACAACAAACACAACTTCCCTAACCGAGAATGACCAAATACCAAATGATCCCACACAAAGGGACATAATTTCTGTGGCATTTGAAGTCGACAAGGAAGTTACAATAGTCCAAGCCCACTCAGACATGCCAAGGCCAGGAAACCCAAATATTCCTACATTATATGAGCTCATGACAGAGCCTAATTTAGAAATTTTGGAGGACTGGTATGATAGTGAAGAGGATTTAGAAAGTACATGGCAAACATGTACTCGGAAAAAACTGGCAAAAATTCCATCTCGGAAGTCATCTGGAAGCTCCGGAGTCAAATTTCGGAGTAGACCAGATATAAAGGATCAAAAGAGTAAGAAAAGGATCGGCAAGCAAAAGGccatttccaaaagaaacgAACTCGAACAACCAAAACGAAATCTAGTAACTCTGGAGGAGTTTTTACCAAAAGAGTTACGGGACAAGGCAGCTAGTTGTAATGACAGTGTGTCGGATTGCTGCATGACTTTAACAAAAGAAGATCATGAATCTATCTCACCTGAAAGTGAAAAAGAGGTAGATGAAATTACCTTGCAAGATATGCGGCGGAAAGTTTTTGCAAAGAAGGAAAAAGAGGCGAAAGAGCTTGAAAAAGCTAAACAAGACTTTCAAAAGCCTTCATCTTCGGCCAACCAAGAATCCGCCAATGACAATCGAAGATGTAAAAGCACTGGTGAAGATGAGATGACGCGAGCAAAATATGATATATTGGATCATCTAAAACGCATCCCTGCTCTTTTAAGCGTTTATGATGCACTGCAAATGTCTCCTGAGCATAGAAATGCACTTGTTGTCGCATTGACAAGTCCTGAATTTTATACGGAGAAAATAGAGCCAATGAAATCTATATCACTTGAGACGCATACCTCTTGTATGGCATGCATAACTTTCGATGACAAAGATCGTCAGTTGGGAGCTGCCTTACATAATCAACCTCTGTACGTGACGGGTATGGTTGCTGATAATCGCGTGAGCCGCATCATGTTGGATTGTGGATCGGCTGTGAATGTACTCCCCTTAAAAACCTTGAGAGATGTCGGGTTACACCCACGTCAATTGTCTCCATCATCATTGACTATTCAAGGTTTTAACCAAGCTGGAGAAAAAGTAAGGGGAAGTATCACACTAAAAATTGAAATAGGCGAGTTAAATTCTGAAGCCTTATTTCATGTCATCGATTCAGATACATCCTACAATGTGTTGTTAGGGCGACCATGGCTTCATGAATATGGAGTCATTCCTTCAACACTCCACCAATGCTTTAAGTTTTGCAAGGAAGGCAAAGTCAAAAGTGTCAATGCAGACCCGAATCCCTTTTACGGGGAACAAGTGAATTATGCCGATGCAAAATTTTACAAGCCAGATAATGTCACCATCTTGAAAGGGAAACCTGAGGAGAGCAAACGTCATGAAAACTCAGTCATACAAAACTCTCCACAAATTAAGCGACTATCGCTGGTGAAATCTCCTCAGTCCAAAGAGGAGAACTTGAAGGTATCTAACCAAAAACGAACCTTTAAGTATATCCCTAAAAGTCAACGAGGAGTAGGGCAAAAAGCTTTGACACCGATCGAAGATTCGATGACAGCCCTGATGACAAGCTTTACTTTACCACTAAGGAAAATCGATCAGTCACTACCCAAgggtaaaatgcaaatttcagtTTCCTTTGGTAAagatagcaagaaaaataaaacagtCATTACTCTCAATAAAACGTCCTCCACTTCTGTAACTCCGAAAACCTTCAAAACAATGAAGAAAAATGTTCATTTCAAGAAGCAAAAAGGAGTCACAATCCATCAAAATAGTGATTGTTTAAAAGCTTCTTTTGAACCAGATGAGTTAACAGAGGAGGAACAGAAAATGTTTCACAGCGACGATGTTCCTACACCTTCCCCGCGGGTCTCAGTATTTGATAGACTTGAACCAAGCACATCCACCCCACGAGTGTCAGCATTCGAAAGGCTTGTTTTCCCAAGTGCTCCACAGTCAAAGGGAACTAAAAAGCAAAAACAGTGGATGCCAAAACAGAAGAAATCTTTGAGAATTACTATTCGGGGGCATGAAACACAAGAAGATGGAGAAAATTTTGCTCAAGTCAATTACCTCTCTTTCGAAGAAAGCTTGACCGTAGAAGATGAAGGCTCAAGCTCAAACCCTTCGGAAGATTTTATAGACATCTTTCAACCAGCACCTCGGGAATTCGAAGATGGAGGACAAGCAACTGTGGATGACTTAGTAGAGATCAATCTCGGGACCGAGGATGATCCAAAGCCCGTGTTTGTCAGTGCTTTATTATCTGAAGAAGAGTTACCACAGTACATACAAGTCCTTCGCGAGAACAAAGATGTATTTGCTTGGTTATACCGAGACATGCCGGGGTTGAACCGAAAGGTTGTTGTGCACAGGTTGGCAGTATCAAAAGATGCTACCCCTGTTAAACAATCCCAAAGAAGGATTCGACCAGAATTACTTCCCAAAGTCGAGGCAGAAATTGACAAGTTAAGAGACTGCCGGTTTATTCGGGAAGTTCAGTATCCTACTTGGCTTGCAAACATTGTCATAGTGATGAAGAAAAATGGGCAACTCTGCATATGCGTGGATTATCGAGATCTTAATCGGGCTTGCCCAAAAGATGAATTCCCACTCCCCATCACTGAGTTATTGATAGACGCTACcactggttttgatgccttatcATTCATGTATGGATtttctgggtacaaccaaatcaaAATGGCACACGAGGACGAAGAGCTCACTGCTTTTCGGACACCAAAAGGCATATTTTGTTATACAGTTATGCCATTTGGCCTCAAGAATGCAGGGGCAACCTACCAAAGAGCAATGACCACAATTTTTGAAGACATGATGCACAATACTGTCGAATGTTATGTCGACGATCTAGTGgtcaaaacaaaagaaaggacAAATCATCTTGATGATTTAAAACGAGTCTTTGACAGGCTCAGGCAACACAATTTCAAGATGAATCCTTTAAAATGTGCATTTGGGGTAACATCGGGAAAGTTCCTCGGGTTTATCGTCAGACATCGAGGAATTGAAATCGACCCTGCAACGATCAAAGCAATTTTGGAAATGCCTCCCCCGCGTAATTTACGTCAACTACGTGGACTACAGGGAAAACTTGCATATATTCGAAGATTCATCTCAAACCTGTCTGGTAGATGTCAACCTTTTTCGAGATTGATGCAGAAAAATGTCCCATTCATTTGGGATGAGGCATGCCAGAATGCTTTTGAAAGTATTAAAAAGTACCTGTTGCACCCACCAGTGTTGAGAGCTCCAATCTTAGGAAAGCCATTGATATTATATATCACTTCACTCGACCGCTCCCTTGGAGCCATGCTAGCGCAAAATAATGAGGAGGGAAAAGAAGTTGCTCTTTACTATTTAAGCAAAACTTTAGTAGGGGCAGAACAAAACTACCCTCCAATTGAGAAAGTATTTTGGCTTTAA
- the LOC115711566 gene encoding protein Asterix: MSSHGNASVVNDPRQPSAARPFMPQPVAPQDLPVDYSGFIAVIFGVFGVMFRYKLCSWLAIIFCAQSLANMKNFETDLKQVSMAFMFAIMGLVTNYFGPARPGTKK; this comes from the exons atgtCGTCTCATGGGAACGCATCAGTGGTGAACGATCCGCGGCAGCCATCGGCGGCAAGGCCATTCATGCCGCAACCAGTGGCTCCTCAAGATCTTCCCGTCGATTACTCGGGATTTATCGCCGTCATCTTTGGCGTTTTCGGCGTCATGTTCAGG TATAAGCTTTGCTCGTGGCTAGCTATCATATTCTGTGCCCAATCGCTTGCCAACATGAAAAACTTTGAAACCGATCTCAAACAGGTCTCCATGGCCTTCAT GTTTGCTATTATGGGACTTGTGACGAATTACTTTGGACCTGCTCGACCTGGAACAAAGAAATGA